A single region of the candidate division KSB1 bacterium genome encodes:
- a CDS encoding aminodeoxychorismate/anthranilate synthase component II translates to MILFIDNYDSFTYNLVDYFGQLEPSLKVVRNDQITPDEIAELQPAGIVISPGPGTPDNAGVCCDVIRQFYQTIPILGVCLGHQCIGQVFGANIIRAPEPVHGKTALIRHMGNEIFAGVPSPFAATRYHSLIIDRKSVPNELQITADTEDDLIMAIQHNIHQVYGVQFHPESILTSEGFKIIANWLEKTQAF, encoded by the coding sequence CCTGGTTGATTATTTTGGCCAATTAGAGCCATCCTTAAAAGTGGTGAGAAATGATCAGATTACTCCGGATGAAATCGCAGAATTACAACCGGCTGGAATTGTAATTTCTCCTGGCCCCGGCACGCCAGACAATGCCGGAGTGTGTTGTGATGTCATTAGACAATTTTACCAGACCATCCCGATTTTAGGTGTATGTTTAGGCCACCAATGCATCGGACAGGTTTTTGGTGCAAACATTATCCGGGCTCCGGAACCGGTGCATGGTAAAACTGCTTTAATCCGGCACATGGGAAATGAAATATTTGCAGGAGTTCCATCGCCATTTGCAGCAACGAGATACCATTCGTTAATTATAGACCGGAAATCTGTGCCCAATGAATTGCAAATTACCGCAGATACCGAAGATGATTTGATTATGGCTATCCAACACAATATTCACCAGGTTTATGGCGTTCAATTTCACCCTGAATCCATTTTAACTTCGGAAGGTTTCAAGATCATTGCGAATTGGCTGGAAAAAACGCAGGCTTTTTGA